The genomic segment AGAAAAAAAAGAATTTCTTCCCTTACATCCCGATACGCATACATCGGTACTGTCCGCCTGTCTTTATGCTTTTACATCGACAGGATGCTTTAGCCGTTATGTCGTAACCATACCGCAAGGGCAAGTAGAAGCAGCGTATTCGCTGTTAACTGCCGATACACGGCTCTCCTCTTTTTTCGATACACATCAAGGTAGTCTCGATATCGTTGAAGGGGGAACAAGCCGGCAGGAGTCGGTGTACAAGGGGCTGTTAACGCTTGCGGATAAAAACATAACCTGTATACTGGTACACGATGGAGCGCGGCCGTGGGTTTCCGGTGAAGTGATTACTTCGGTATTAACGGCAACCGAGCAATACGGAGCAGCAGTCCCTGCCATATCCGTAACGGATACACAAAAAGAAGTGGACGAAACGGGAAAGATTATCCGGCACCTTAGAAGAGACCGGCTCGCCGCCGTACAAACGCCGCAAGGGTTCCGCTTTGAACCGTTGCTTTATGCCCACCGCCAAGCCTACAATGACGGCAAAACCTACACCGACGACAGCGAAATCTACGCACGATACTGCGGAACTGTTTACATCTGCCCCGGATCACGGGAAAACAAGAAAATCACTTATCGCGAAGACCTTTAAGGAAGACACTATGATACGAATTGGCTTAGGTTATGATCTCCACACCCTTGTTGAAGGCAGACCGTTAATCTTAGGCGGGATTCATATTCCTTTTGAAAAAGGGGAAGCGGGGCATTCAGACGGGGATGTACTACTCCATGCGCTTGCGGATTCCTTACTCGGAGCTGCTTGTCTTGGCGACATCGGCGAGCTTTTCCCGCCGAATGATCCGCAGTGGAAGAATGCCGACTCCCGGATGCTCCTAAAAACGGTGTGGGAACGGATCCTGACAGCAGGCTGGCAGCTTGAAAACGCCGATTGCGTTATTGCGATTCAAAAGCCGAAAATTCTGCCGTACCGCGAGGCAATCCGCCGGTCTATTGCGGAAATTCTATCGGTAGAAATCGATCAAATTTTTGTCAAAGCAAAAACCGGCGAAGGGGTCGGCATTATCGGCAGCGGTACGGCCGCCGCCGTGTGGTGCACCTGTCTTCTCTCTCGCTAGCTCCCTACTCTCATACCAGCTCTAAAAGCTAACGGTATTTTTAAAGCTGCTCACCGGTAGAATGAGGGAGAAAACAAATGCAGTATTTAAGCGGCGCGGCGTCAGCCTATTTTTCGGCAAGCTCTAGGATGAGCTGCACTTCTCCTTGCGATAGATTGAGGGCATTGGCAATAGCGTCCTGCGTCCATCCGCTTCTAAAGAGCTTTAACACATTCTCACGGGTACCGACTGTCGTTGCACCCTCCGTTTTGTTCACCGGTTTTTCGGTCTTAACCAAATCCGCCAACAGTTTCAACTGATTTTCGGAATTCTTCGATATATCTTGTAAGCGCGTTTCAGTACCGGCAAGCCATTCACGGGCATTGTGCAGTTTTTCAATGCGCCCCTCAAGCTCTCCAAGCAATTCATCGATGGTATCAAGCTGCTCCCGCGCCTTCTCCGCTTTTTCCTGATTGGAAATAAGATACTCCATCTTTTCTTGAATATCCTGCAGTTCGGGCGGAATGGTGTAGAGCTTACTCTGTACCGACTTAATATCTTTTTCAACCGTCTTTAAATCTTCAAAGGCAGCATCGATGCTCTGTACCGTTTGGTCGAGCACGGTACCTTTTTTCTCCAAGCGGTCATAGCGGGTATTTACATCGGCAATGCTTTCTTCAATACGCCGAATCTGTACCTGATAGCGCTGTAATTCATCATCAGCCGAAGCAAGCTCAACAAGCTTTTTATCCATCGACTCGGACAGCACACTCAGTTTTGCAAAATCGTTTTCCAAAATTTCAATATTTTTACGCTCACCCATAAATCGCGCGATTTTCTGTGTTGCTTCCTCTTCAAGATGAGTTACCTTTTCGTATTTCAGATTCAGATCATCCATTGTATTGCGGTAAATTTCAAAGCGGGTAACCTCCGCCTTCAATTTTTCGATGTTTTGTTCCAAATCAGCCTTCAATTCGTCTGCACGATCAAATACACGCGTCTGTGTAATAAAGGCGTTTTGCCGCTTATCGATTTCTTCTACGGTTTCGGTCAGCTGCTCGGAATCGCGCCGTATCTTTTCGAATAAATCATGCTGCGTTTCTTCCACTTCACTGCGCAGGCCGTGTACCAGCTCCCGTATGTTGTCAAGCGAATGATTTGCTTCCCCCGTCGCGTTGTTAATCCGTTTATCCAGCTCGTTGGTAGCCTGTTCCGCATCGCGCGTAAAGGTTTCGGTAACGCTGCGCACCTGTGCAGAAAATTCTTCTTCGGCACTCTGCACCTTTGCATTCAGATCATTGATTCTCTGCTGCATCAGCTTAAGCGCCTCGTCGCTTTTCACGCTGAAATCTTTATAGTACGAGGTGTATTTTGAACCGATGCCTTCGATAGCTCGTTCCGTCGATGCAGTAAAATTAGCAACCTTTTCGTCTACCGTAGTCCGCATCTCTGCCAGTTGTTGATCGATACGCGCCTTCCATGTTTCAAAATCGGCTTTAGCTGCATCGAGCTGCCCGCCTGATTCTTGTTTAACCGTATCAAGCCAGTTTTTTACCTCTTTTGTAGCATTTTCAACTTCAACACTCTGCTGCCGCATCGATTCTTGCAGTTCAAGCTTGAGACCGGAAAGCTCATTGCGCATATATGTTTGAGCTTTTTCCTTTGTCTGATCCATCATATTTTTAAACTGAGTGTTATAGGCTAAGAGCGCCTCGTCGCTTGCCGTAATACGTTTGGCAATTCCTTCTTCGATTGCAGCAATATCTTCTTTGAATTTTGCAAAGTGCCCCTTGTACTCCTCCGCCGTTTGCGCAAGCCGCGCTTTTAAATCCTGTTTATACGCATCTTCCAAATCCCTACGTGCCGACTCGCTTTCCGATCCCATCAGCGCAAGCCGTTCGGTAACATCATTCCGCAGCTTTTGGATGTCTCCGCTGAGTGCATCGCTGCGGCGGGTTAGCTCGCTTGCAAAATCGGTTTCAAAAGTATGCAGCTTTTCGGAGAGCGCGGCTTGCGATTCTTCACGCAGAACGTTCAGTTGTTCGGTTATCTCCTGCAAGCGACTGGCAAGCGCATTCGCCCGTTCGGAAAAATGTTTTTCGAATCCGTTGTATTTTTCCTGCATGGTATAGGTATGTTTTCCAAAGTCTTGCAAAAGCCGGTCTTTTACCGATTCTTGCGCTTTTTCCATCTCGGCAGAAAGCTTATCGATACCGGCAATGGACTTATCAAATTTTTCGTAATAGTAGGTCGCTTGCTTTTTATATTCGGCAAACTTTGTATCTGCCGATTGGGACAGCGCGGTCAGGCTTTGCGCTGCCTTTGCCGCCGTTTTTTCGAGGCGGGTATTTAATCCCGTTTCAAATTCCGTAAGCCGCGAATCAAGCTGCCGGTTCGTATTCTGCATATCCGCCTCGGTTTTCTCCAAGCCCTTTTCAAGATTGGTGATGCGCTGTGTAAAGGCAATCTCCGCAGCGCTGAACTTTGAATGTAGTGAACTTTCCAACTTATCCGCTTCCTCTTGCCAATCCTGTTTAAACTTTTGAGCAAGCGCTTTATTTTCGGCCATACCGGCGGTAATCTCCGCCTCAAGCGCTGCGGAACGGTCATCAAGCACCGACTTATAATGCTGCATCTGCATTTCCATCTGGTTCTGCAATTTAGCAAAAGATTCATCGCCAAGGTTTTGCGCTTTTTTACTCGCCTCCGTAAACGCCTTTTTATAAAGGTCGTTCAATTGGATTGAGGTTACCTCAAGCAACTCCGCACTTTTTTTCTCTGCGCCGGCAACCCTGTTTTCAAAAGCACTAATAGTATTATTGAAACCCGCAGTAAGCTGTTCTTCAAGCATCTGGAGATGTTCACGATTCTGCTTATAAAAGCTATCCTGCATTTCGGGCATCAGTTTTGAAATATGATTCAATTCGCTCCGTGCATCCGTAATTTTTTTTGCAAGCGAATCGACAAAGTCGGATTCCTGACTAACCCGCGCTAGATTTTTTTCCGCAAGAGCAGCCATATCCATAACGGTCTTAATAGTCTCCTCCGCCCCCGCAACATTTTTTTCTATTGCATCGATGGATGATGAACGGGCAGTCAACACATCGGATTTTTTCATAAAATCGTTATATATGGAATCGAGCCGGTTAACAGCCGCAATGGCTTGCGAAAGTTTTGCGTCAAGCTCGATCGCCGCATCGCGCAAATTCTGC from the Treponema medium genome contains:
- a CDS encoding IspD/TarI family cytidylyltransferase; this encodes MIWTTKTISMTTNNAVLITAAGSSQRFGEKKEFLPLHPDTHTSVLSACLYAFTSTGCFSRYVVTIPQGQVEAAYSLLTADTRLSSFFDTHQGSLDIVEGGTSRQESVYKGLLTLADKNITCILVHDGARPWVSGEVITSVLTATEQYGAAVPAISVTDTQKEVDETGKIIRHLRRDRLAAVQTPQGFRFEPLLYAHRQAYNDGKTYTDDSEIYARYCGTVYICPGSRENKKITYREDL
- the ispF gene encoding 2-C-methyl-D-erythritol 2,4-cyclodiphosphate synthase, whose amino-acid sequence is MIRIGLGYDLHTLVEGRPLILGGIHIPFEKGEAGHSDGDVLLHALADSLLGAACLGDIGELFPPNDPQWKNADSRMLLKTVWERILTAGWQLENADCVIAIQKPKILPYREAIRRSIAEILSVEIDQIFVKAKTGEGVGIIGSGTAAAVWCTCLLSR
- a CDS encoding SpiroCoCo family coiled-coil protein; this encodes MLILFFRQMDKNSRSIEKAKKYGDRVKDEIEGFVKERTQNLRDAAIELDAKLSQAIAAVNRLDSIYNDFMKKSDVLTARSSSIDAIEKNVAGAEETIKTVMDMAALAEKNLARVSQESDFVDSLAKKITDARSELNHISKLMPEMQDSFYKQNREHLQMLEEQLTAGFNNTISAFENRVAGAEKKSAELLEVTSIQLNDLYKKAFTEASKKAQNLGDESFAKLQNQMEMQMQHYKSVLDDRSAALEAEITAGMAENKALAQKFKQDWQEEADKLESSLHSKFSAAEIAFTQRITNLEKGLEKTEADMQNTNRQLDSRLTEFETGLNTRLEKTAAKAAQSLTALSQSADTKFAEYKKQATYYYEKFDKSIAGIDKLSAEMEKAQESVKDRLLQDFGKHTYTMQEKYNGFEKHFSERANALASRLQEITEQLNVLREESQAALSEKLHTFETDFASELTRRSDALSGDIQKLRNDVTERLALMGSESESARRDLEDAYKQDLKARLAQTAEEYKGHFAKFKEDIAAIEEGIAKRITASDEALLAYNTQFKNMMDQTKEKAQTYMRNELSGLKLELQESMRQQSVEVENATKEVKNWLDTVKQESGGQLDAAKADFETWKARIDQQLAEMRTTVDEKVANFTASTERAIEGIGSKYTSYYKDFSVKSDEALKLMQQRINDLNAKVQSAEEEFSAQVRSVTETFTRDAEQATNELDKRINNATGEANHSLDNIRELVHGLRSEVEETQHDLFEKIRRDSEQLTETVEEIDKRQNAFITQTRVFDRADELKADLEQNIEKLKAEVTRFEIYRNTMDDLNLKYEKVTHLEEEATQKIARFMGERKNIEILENDFAKLSVLSESMDKKLVELASADDELQRYQVQIRRIEESIADVNTRYDRLEKKGTVLDQTVQSIDAAFEDLKTVEKDIKSVQSKLYTIPPELQDIQEKMEYLISNQEKAEKAREQLDTIDELLGELEGRIEKLHNAREWLAGTETRLQDISKNSENQLKLLADLVKTEKPVNKTEGATTVGTRENVLKLFRSGWTQDAIANALNLSQGEVQLILELAEK